The Streptomyces taklimakanensis nucleotide sequence ACCGCGACATCAAGCCGGGCAACGTGATGCTGAACCGGCGCGGCGTGGTGAAGGTGATGGACTTCGGCATCGCCCGCGCCATGCAGTCCGGCGTCACCTCCATGACCCAGACGGGCATGGTCGTCGGCACCCCGCAGTACCTCTCCCCCGAGCAGGCGCTGGGGCGCGGCGTGGACGCCCGCTCCGACCTGTACTCGGTGGGCGTCATGCTCTTCGAACTGCTCACCGGACGGCTCCCGTTCGACGCCGACTCCCCGCTGGCCATCGCCTACGCGCACGTCCAGGAGGAGCCGCCCACGCCGTCGTCGATCAACCGGTCGTTGCCGCCGGCGGTGGACGCGCTGGTGGCGCGGGCGCTGAGGAAGAACCCCAACGAGCGGTTCCCGACCGCCGAGGCGATGCGCGACGAGTGCGAGCGCGTCCGGAACGCGGTGATCTCCGCCAACACCACCCCGTTGATCGTCGGCGGTGGCCCGGCCGGACAGAGCGGCGCGGCCGTCGCCCAGTCGGTCTTCCCACCCGTGGACTCCACCGGCACCCCGCCACCGACCGCCGGCATGCAGCAGCCGTACCAGACGCCCTACGGCCCGCCCCACGCGGCGCAGGGCGGGTTCGGCGCCTCCCCGCCGCCCGCCCCGGCCTACCCGTCCCCCCCGCCGGGCCCGTACGGACACCAGGGCGCCCCGACCCCGCCGCCGTACGCCATGTCCCCCGCCCCGTCCGGCACGGGCGGGGGGCGGAGGAACACGTCGGTCGTCGTCGGCTCGGTGGTGGCCGCGATCATCGTGGTCTCCGCCGTGATCGTCGCGGTGGCCCTCAACGGCGGCACCGAGGACGACCCCCAGGCGGGCGGCGACCCGTCCCCCAGCCGGTCGGCACAGCAGCAGCCCGCGGCGACCGGGGGCGACACCGGGGACGCGGACGGCCGGCAGACCGACGACGACAACGGCGGCGACAGCGGCTTCAAGGACGAGGACCCGTCCAAGACCATCGACCCGACCAAGTGCACGGACGCCTCGGCGAGCATCTTCGACAAGGGCAAGACGACCATGCCCGACCTGACGTTCAAGCACCTGGACTCGGTCAAGGAGTGCGTCCGCAAGGCGGGCTGGATCCTGGAGGACGTCGAGTACGAGGACGAGAACCTCTACGGCAAGAACACCGTCCTCGAACAGTCCCCCTCGGCGTACGAGGGCTTCGACCCCAAGAAAGACAAGATCACCCTCACCGTCTCCACCGGCAACCCGTCGGACTGACCCGCCCGGCCGCCCGGCCGCCGGGGCGCCGGAGGGCGGACGGAGGAAGACGGACGGAGGAAAGCCACAGGCCCCGGGTTCCGGGGCGCGGACCGGTCCGCGCCCCGGAACCCGGGGCCTGTGGCGTCGGTGGGTACGGATCGGGAGTGCCCCGCCCGTCGAAGTCCTTCAAAGGCCGCCGGAAGACGGGCCCGTCAGAGGTAGGGGCCGGAACGGGCGTGGCCGCGGCCCTCGCCCTCCTCGTCGGGCACCACGCCCGCCGGGAGCGCGCGGCGCATCTGCTCCAACTGGGCACGGGCCGCCATCTGCTGGGCGAACAGCGCCGTCTGGATGCCGTGGAACAGACCTTCCAACCACCCCACGAGCTGGGCCTGCGCGACACGCAGCTCCGCCTCGGAGGGGACGGCGTCGTCGGTGAACGGCAGCGAGATCCGCTCCAGTTCCTCGATCAGCTCCGGCGCCAGGCCGTCCTCCAGTTCCTTGACCGAACTGGCGTGGATCTCCTTGAGCCGGGCCCGGCTGGCCTCGTCCAGGGGAGCGGACTTGACCTCCTCCAGGAGCTGCTTGATCATGCTGCCGATCCGCATGACCTTCGCGGGCTGCTCGACCATCTCCGTCACGGGGACCTCGCGCGACTCCTCGTCGGAGTCGCCCTCCCCGCCCTTGGCGGCGGCGCTGCCGAGGGCCATTCCGTCCGGTCCGACGACCAGGACCTGCCGGCTCTCCTGCGAGCGTTCGTTCGTCGGCTGTGTCATACCCCCATTCTGCCTCCACGGCCCGCCCCGCCGGCGGGTGATCCCCGGGACGGGCCGGACGCCGGCGGTGCGGGGTTCAGCGGCGCAGCCGCAGGGCCAGCGCGGCGAGGCCGAGGCCGAGGAACGTCAGCCCGGCGCCCAGCGGCAGCACGGGCAGCAACTGGCCGGTGGGGGGCGTCGCGCGGTTCCGGGTGTACCCCTCGACACCTTCCCCGTCGTCCTGGTTCTCGCCGTCCTCGTACTCGTAGTCGTCGATCCGGACGCTGCCGTGGGGACGGTGGTCGCTGATCTGCTCGGTCCATCCATGCGGGGTCTGCCGCGACACGTCGCGCCGGGTGGCGGAGGGCTTCCCCTCCGGCCGCTCCCTCCCCCGCCGGTCGTCCCCGTCGGCGTCGCCGTTGCGTCCGGGGTCCGTCTCGGACGGCTCACCGGA carries:
- a CDS encoding bacterial proteasome activator family protein, whose product is MTQPTNERSQESRQVLVVGPDGMALGSAAAKGGEGDSDEESREVPVTEMVEQPAKVMRIGSMIKQLLEEVKSAPLDEASRARLKEIHASSVKELEDGLAPELIEELERISLPFTDDAVPSEAELRVAQAQLVGWLEGLFHGIQTALFAQQMAARAQLEQMRRALPAGVVPDEEGEGRGHARSGPYL
- a CDS encoding protein kinase domain-containing protein — translated: MSDDGAQTDRHRGRAVGGGRYQLRELLGQGGMASVHLAYDTVLDRRVAVKTLHTELGREASFRERFRREAQSVAKLTHTNIVSVFDSGEDELDGAPVPYIVMEYVEGRPLRSALDEDVARLGAMPSDKALKITADVLAALDVSHEMGLVHRDIKPGNVMLNRRGVVKVMDFGIARAMQSGVTSMTQTGMVVGTPQYLSPEQALGRGVDARSDLYSVGVMLFELLTGRLPFDADSPLAIAYAHVQEEPPTPSSINRSLPPAVDALVARALRKNPNERFPTAEAMRDECERVRNAVISANTTPLIVGGGPAGQSGAAVAQSVFPPVDSTGTPPPTAGMQQPYQTPYGPPHAAQGGFGASPPPAPAYPSPPPGPYGHQGAPTPPPYAMSPAPSGTGGGRRNTSVVVGSVVAAIIVVSAVIVAVALNGGTEDDPQAGGDPSPSRSAQQQPAATGGDTGDADGRQTDDDNGGDSGFKDEDPSKTIDPTKCTDASASIFDKGKTTMPDLTFKHLDSVKECVRKAGWILEDVEYEDENLYGKNTVLEQSPSAYEGFDPKKDKITLTVSTGNPSD